A window of Pseudomonas mucidolens contains these coding sequences:
- a CDS encoding alkene reductase, with the protein MTTIFDPIKLGDLELANRIIMAPLTRCRADAGRVPNALMAEYYVQRASAGLILSEATSVTPMGVGYPDTPGIWSNDQVRGWANITKAVHGAGGKIFLQLWHVGRISHESYLDGETPVAPSAIQPAGHVSLVRPLSDYPTPRALETAEIADIVDAYRVGAENAKAAGFDGVEIHGANGYLLDQFLQSSTNQRTDNYGGSLENRARLLLEVTDAVIEVWGPGRVGMHLAPRADSHDMGDDNLAETFTYVARELGKRGIAFICSREKEADDSLGPQLKAAFGGPYIANERFTKDSANAWLASGKADAVAFGIPFIANPDLLARLKADAPLNAPHPETFYGKGPVGYIDYPTLAL; encoded by the coding sequence ATGACGACTATTTTCGACCCGATCAAACTCGGTGACCTGGAGCTGGCGAACCGTATCATCATGGCGCCGCTGACTCGTTGCCGCGCGGATGCCGGTCGGGTACCCAATGCATTGATGGCTGAATACTACGTACAGCGCGCCTCCGCTGGCCTGATCCTCAGCGAAGCCACTTCAGTGACGCCGATGGGTGTCGGCTATCCGGACACTCCGGGCATCTGGTCCAACGACCAGGTGCGTGGCTGGGCCAATATCACCAAGGCAGTGCACGGTGCGGGCGGCAAGATTTTCCTGCAATTGTGGCATGTGGGCCGTATCTCCCATGAGTCATACCTGGACGGCGAAACGCCGGTGGCGCCAAGCGCGATCCAACCGGCTGGCCACGTTAGTCTGGTGCGCCCGCTCTCCGACTACCCGACACCGCGCGCACTGGAAACGGCTGAAATCGCCGACATCGTCGACGCTTACCGCGTCGGCGCCGAAAACGCCAAGGCCGCCGGTTTCGATGGCGTGGAAATCCACGGCGCCAACGGCTATCTGCTTGACCAGTTCCTGCAAAGCAGTACCAACCAGCGTACCGATAACTACGGCGGCTCCCTTGAGAACCGTGCGCGCCTGTTGCTGGAAGTGACTGACGCGGTGATTGAAGTCTGGGGACCAGGCCGCGTGGGTATGCATTTGGCGCCACGCGCCGACTCCCATGACATGGGCGACGACAACCTGGCGGAAACCTTTACCTACGTCGCCCGCGAACTGGGCAAGCGCGGTATCGCGTTCATCTGCTCCCGCGAGAAGGAGGCTGACGACAGCCTCGGCCCACAACTGAAGGCAGCATTCGGCGGCCCCTACATTGCCAACGAACGGTTCACCAAGGACAGCGCCAACGCTTGGCTGGCCTCAGGCAAGGCCGACGCCGTGGCCTTCGGCATCCCATTCATCGCCAACCCGGACTTGCTGGCACGCCTGAAGGCAGACGCGCCGCTCAACGCGCCGCACCCAGAAACCTTCTACGGCAAAGGCCCGGTCGGCTACATCGACTACCCAACGCTCGCGCTCTGA
- the emhR gene encoding efflux system transcriptional repressor EmhR: MVRRTKEEAQETRSQILEAAEQAFYERGVARTTLADIAALAGVTRGAIYWHFSNKADLVQAMLDTLHEPLDELARASESEDEVDPLGCMRKLLIHLFHQVALDPKTRRINEILFHKCEFTDEMCDLRRQRQTASLECSLRIGLTLHNAVLRGQLPENLDTVRAAVTLHAYINGILGQWLLVPDSFELHQEAERWVDTGLDMLRLSPSLRN, from the coding sequence ATGGTTCGTCGTACCAAAGAGGAAGCTCAGGAAACGCGTAGCCAAATACTTGAAGCCGCCGAGCAAGCCTTCTACGAACGCGGTGTGGCGCGTACTACGCTGGCGGATATCGCGGCGTTGGCGGGCGTCACGCGCGGTGCGATCTACTGGCATTTCAGCAATAAAGCCGACCTGGTTCAGGCGATGCTCGATACGTTGCACGAACCGCTGGACGAATTGGCCAGGGCCAGTGAAAGCGAAGATGAAGTCGATCCGCTGGGGTGCATGCGCAAGCTGCTGATTCATTTGTTCCATCAAGTAGCCCTGGACCCGAAGACTCGACGCATTAATGAGATTTTGTTTCATAAGTGCGAATTCACCGATGAAATGTGTGATCTGCGTCGTCAACGCCAGACCGCCAGCCTCGAATGCAGTCTGCGCATCGGGCTGACCTTGCATAATGCGGTCCTGCGCGGGCAGCTCCCGGAAAATCTCGATACGGTTCGGGCAGCGGTGACCCTGCATGCCTATATCAACGGTATTCTCGGCCAATGGTTGCTGGTGCCTGACAGCTTTGAGTTGCACCAGGAGGCTGAGCGTTGGGTCGATACCGGGCTGGACATGCTGCGCTTGAGCCCAAGTTTGCGCAATTAA
- a CDS encoding MFS transporter — MPLSLLILALSAFAIGTTEFVIMGLLPDVAADLGVSIPGAGWLVTGYALGVAIGAPFMALATARLPRKAALVALMGIFIIGNLLCALASDYDVLMFARVVTALCHGAFFGIGSVVAANLVPANKRASAVALMFTGLTLANVLGVPLGTALGQEAGWRSTFWAVTVIGVIALIGLIRFLPAKRDEEKLDMRAELAALKGAGIWLSLSMTALFAASMFTLFTYVAPLLGDVTGISPKGVTWTLLLIGLGLTVGNIIGGKLADKRLAATLIGVFISMAVVSTALSWTSIAIIPTEITLFLWATASFAAVPALQINVVTFGKAAPNLVSTLNIGAFNIGNALGAWVGGSVIAHGFGLTSVPLAAAFLAILALIVTLITFRQGGNADLAPATN; from the coding sequence ATGCCCCTCTCGCTACTCATACTGGCCTTGAGCGCCTTCGCCATCGGCACCACCGAGTTTGTCATCATGGGCTTGCTGCCTGATGTGGCAGCCGACCTCGGTGTGTCGATTCCCGGCGCTGGCTGGCTGGTGACCGGTTACGCCCTGGGCGTGGCCATTGGAGCGCCCTTCATGGCACTGGCCACCGCCAGATTGCCACGCAAGGCCGCTCTGGTAGCGTTAATGGGTATTTTCATCATTGGCAACCTGCTCTGCGCCCTGGCCAGTGACTACGACGTGCTGATGTTTGCCCGTGTGGTGACTGCACTGTGCCACGGTGCATTCTTCGGGATCGGTTCGGTGGTGGCCGCCAATCTGGTGCCGGCCAACAAGCGCGCTTCAGCCGTGGCGCTGATGTTCACCGGTTTGACCCTGGCCAATGTGCTCGGCGTGCCGCTGGGTACCGCGCTGGGCCAGGAAGCCGGCTGGCGCTCGACCTTCTGGGCCGTGACCGTGATTGGCGTAATTGCCCTGATTGGCCTGATTCGCTTTTTGCCGGCCAAGCGTGACGAAGAGAAACTCGACATGCGCGCCGAACTGGCAGCGCTCAAGGGCGCCGGGATCTGGTTGTCGTTGAGCATGACCGCGCTGTTCGCCGCGTCGATGTTCACCCTCTTCACCTACGTGGCGCCGTTGCTTGGGGATGTCACCGGCATTTCGCCAAAAGGCGTGACCTGGACCCTATTACTGATCGGCCTGGGCCTGACCGTGGGCAACATTATCGGCGGCAAGCTCGCGGACAAGCGCCTGGCGGCCACGCTGATCGGCGTATTCATCAGCATGGCGGTGGTTTCCACCGCACTGAGCTGGACCAGCATCGCGATTATCCCGACTGAAATCACCCTGTTCCTTTGGGCCACCGCCTCGTTTGCCGCCGTGCCTGCGCTGCAGATCAACGTGGTGACCTTCGGCAAGGCCGCACCCAACCTGGTGTCGACCCTGAACATCGGTGCGTTCAACATCGGCAACGCCTTGGGTGCCTGGGTCGGCGGCAGCGTCATCGCCCACGGCTTCGGCCTGACCAGTGTGCCGTTGGCAGCCGCTTTCCTCGCGATCCTGGCGCTGATAGTCACGCTGATTACCTTCCGTCAGGGCGGTAATGCCGACCTGGCCCCCGCCACAAACTGA